Proteins encoded together in one Burkholderiales bacterium window:
- a CDS encoding porin, which produces MAETMDTNNNEGRMKNTSTGKTRWITMLGWLALVSAMPAPAQDDADSVRELKEAVDALSREVDSLREQAEQKDRSTAMQQKVEAQVPSLSWREGVQFSDPRGDWSLRIFGRGQLDYRQFDPGAAANTFGVRRARLGANMSFQKSYGVTVEGEYASGSASGAATQSASVTNAYLDFNWFDKARLRAGQFKPQFGLENTVSANFSDFQERALTHNLIQNLNYDRGVMIHGAPFTGVNYGVTISNGTGLNLEERQLSRQDVDADGKMLTARLTADFARILEMADGVIHLGGSYKSGKAANSQANPYTAATGQTEGRGVVFFNPEAFASATVAGSNVDRTLSAIEFALAHRSWKVQGEYWQAQYEGERSTAPATGYDRRIDSAYLSVLWLITGESYADAYGNGIFSRIRPRNNFSSEEGGGWGAFEVGLRYSLFDAGDFLDATSANANTGRLSASGTGAIASTPTREADAWTVGLKWMPNAYSRLMLNYIVTHFDTTVVANGYTMDEEKALTVRAQLDF; this is translated from the coding sequence ATGGCGGAAACGATGGACACCAACAACAATGAGGGCCGGATGAAGAACACCAGTACCGGGAAGACACGATGGATAACCATGCTCGGCTGGCTGGCGCTGGTTTCGGCGATGCCCGCGCCCGCGCAGGATGACGCCGACAGCGTGAGAGAGCTGAAAGAGGCAGTTGACGCGCTGAGCAGGGAAGTGGATTCGCTGAGAGAACAGGCGGAGCAGAAGGACAGGAGCACCGCCATGCAGCAGAAGGTTGAAGCCCAGGTGCCGTCCTTGAGTTGGCGCGAGGGTGTCCAGTTCAGCGATCCGCGGGGAGACTGGTCGCTGCGGATCTTCGGCCGTGGACAGCTCGACTACCGGCAGTTCGATCCGGGAGCCGCGGCCAACACCTTCGGCGTCCGCCGGGCGAGACTGGGCGCGAACATGAGCTTCCAGAAGAGCTACGGCGTTACGGTGGAAGGCGAGTACGCCTCTGGCAGCGCCTCCGGGGCCGCGACCCAGAGCGCGTCGGTCACCAATGCCTACCTGGACTTCAACTGGTTCGACAAGGCACGGCTGCGGGCCGGGCAGTTCAAGCCGCAGTTCGGGCTGGAGAACACCGTGTCAGCGAACTTCAGCGACTTCCAGGAACGCGCGCTGACCCATAACCTGATCCAGAATCTGAACTACGACCGAGGGGTGATGATTCACGGCGCGCCCTTCACCGGAGTCAACTACGGCGTCACGATCAGCAACGGCACCGGCCTGAATCTGGAGGAGCGGCAACTGTCGCGGCAGGACGTCGACGCCGACGGCAAGATGCTGACCGCGCGCCTGACCGCCGACTTCGCGCGGATCCTGGAGATGGCGGACGGCGTCATCCACCTTGGCGGGTCCTACAAGTCGGGCAAGGCGGCCAACAGCCAGGCCAATCCCTACACCGCTGCCACCGGACAGACCGAGGGGCGCGGGGTGGTCTTCTTCAATCCGGAGGCGTTTGCCTCGGCGACGGTCGCCGGGTCGAATGTCGATCGCACATTGTCGGCGATCGAGTTCGCACTGGCGCACCGGTCATGGAAGGTGCAGGGCGAATACTGGCAGGCGCAGTACGAAGGAGAACGATCGACTGCTCCGGCGACCGGCTATGACCGCAGGATCGATTCCGCCTACCTGAGCGTGCTTTGGCTGATCACCGGGGAGAGCTACGCCGACGCCTACGGCAACGGAATATTTTCCCGCATCCGGCCGCGAAACAACTTCTCGAGTGAGGAAGGGGGTGGCTGGGGCGCGTTCGAAGTCGGGCTGCGTTACAGCCTCTTCGACGCGGGCGATTTCCTCGATGCCACCAGCGCCAACGCCAACACCGGTCGCCTGTCTGCCAGCGGCACCGGCGCGATAGCCTCGACTCCCACCCGCGAGGCTGATGCCTGGACCGTTGGCCTGAAATGGATGCCCAACGCCTACTCGCGGTTGATGCTCAACTACATCGTGACCCACTTCGACACGACGGTTGTCGCCAACGGCTACACCATGGACGAGGAGAAGGCGCTCACCGTACGTGCCCAGCTGGACTTCTGA
- the modA gene encoding molybdate ABC transporter substrate-binding protein, which produces MRRLLACLVLGSVFAGPAQAKQTVTVAAAADLVYCMEELNAHFKRQDRDVEVVVSTGSSGTFFKQIANGAPFDVYLSADMSYPLRLVAEGLADGSSLTPYAIGRIVLWTPREDLDLQRGLELLRDDAVVRIAIANPEHAPYGKAAKAAMERAGVWKDVSEKVVYGQNIAQAMQFVVTGNADLGMVALSLAAAPAQRGKGHYALIPEQMHPRLEQGAVLTLAGSRNPAARRYLEFLRSPTAREIFERYGFMRPESAQ; this is translated from the coding sequence ATGCGACGGCTTCTCGCGTGCCTGGTTCTTGGCTCGGTTTTCGCAGGCCCGGCCCAGGCAAAGCAGACGGTCACGGTGGCCGCGGCCGCCGACCTTGTTTACTGCATGGAAGAACTCAACGCGCACTTCAAGCGGCAGGATCGCGATGTGGAGGTTGTGGTCAGCACCGGTTCTTCCGGCACGTTTTTCAAGCAGATAGCCAATGGAGCCCCCTTCGACGTGTACCTGTCTGCGGACATGAGCTATCCGCTCAGGCTTGTGGCCGAGGGACTTGCCGACGGCTCCAGCCTGACTCCTTACGCGATCGGTCGAATCGTGCTATGGACACCGCGCGAAGATCTCGACCTGCAGCGGGGGCTGGAACTGCTGCGCGACGACGCAGTCGTGCGTATCGCGATCGCGAACCCTGAGCACGCCCCGTACGGCAAGGCGGCGAAGGCGGCGATGGAACGGGCGGGCGTCTGGAAGGACGTCTCGGAGAAGGTTGTCTATGGACAAAACATCGCGCAGGCAATGCAGTTCGTAGTTACAGGCAATGCGGACCTCGGGATGGTCGCACTCTCGCTGGCCGCGGCCCCCGCGCAACGCGGCAAGGGGCATTACGCGCTGATTCCGGAGCAGATGCATCCCCGGCTCGAGCAGGGAGCGGTGTTGACTCTGGCGGGAAGCCGTAACCCGGCCGCAAGGCGGTACTTGGAGTTTCTGCGCAGCCCGACGGCGCGAGAGATCTTCGAGAGGTATGGATTCATGCGACCGGAATCGGCGCAGTGA
- the crcB gene encoding fluoride efflux transporter CrcB: MTVSGVLAVGAGAALGAWLRWWLGLVFNAMVPTLPLGTLFANLIGGYLVGVAVELFLQHTVLDAQVRLFVVTGFLGSLTTFSTFSAEAVTLLARQQYAWAAAHIGAHLAGSLLMTVLGILTVRALHN; this comes from the coding sequence ATGACCGTTTCCGGAGTTCTGGCAGTGGGTGCGGGTGCAGCGCTGGGCGCCTGGCTGCGTTGGTGGCTCGGCCTCGTATTCAACGCCATGGTTCCCACGCTGCCGTTGGGTACCCTGTTTGCCAACCTGATCGGCGGATACCTGGTCGGCGTCGCGGTTGAGCTGTTCTTGCAGCACACGGTACTCGACGCGCAGGTCAGGCTGTTCGTCGTTACCGGCTTTCTCGGCAGCTTGACGACGTTCTCCACGTTCTCCGCCGAGGCGGTCACGCTGCTCGCACGCCAGCAGTACGCCTGGGCGGCGGCACACATCGGCGCGCATCTGGCCGGATCGCTGCTGATGACCGTACTCGGCATTCTGACGGTGCGCGCGCTCCACAACTGA
- a CDS encoding DUF190 domain-containing protein, whose translation MIGTCLKLYMTEEQKHDGKLLVEWLLERAKQMGIPGASIFRAIEGYGRHGVVHAETFFELAGKLPVELEIVASNEQIDRLLLLIRDEGLKLFYVRFPVDFGTLNGSG comes from the coding sequence ATGATCGGAACCTGCCTGAAGCTGTACATGACCGAAGAGCAGAAGCACGACGGCAAGCTGCTGGTCGAGTGGCTGCTCGAGCGCGCCAAGCAGATGGGCATCCCCGGCGCGTCGATCTTCCGGGCGATCGAAGGCTACGGGCGCCATGGCGTGGTGCACGCCGAGACCTTTTTCGAGCTGGCAGGCAAGCTGCCGGTGGAGCTGGAGATCGTGGCCTCGAACGAGCAGATCGACCGACTGCTCTTGCTGATCCGGGACGAGGGCCTGAAGCTGTTCTACGTGCGATTTCCGGTCGACTTCGGCACCCTCAACGGCTCGGGCTAG
- a CDS encoding NAD(P)H-hydrate dehydratase codes for MKTAPVFLAAHIRALEHWAQAQSAPPPLMERAGLATAELAQQLLGARSRRILVLAGPGNNGGDALVAARHLKSAWFDVQVVFTGNGAKLQADARAAFDAWREAGGTLHATLPEHWRWDFALDGLFGIGLSRPVDARHAQLINALNAAGKPVLSIDLPSGLDADTGRVHGAAVRATHTITFLGLKAGLYTLEGPDHAGVIHLDRLGVEHAPLPTDHGLLIGDDVIASALPPRARNSHKGLFGDVGVLGGSVGMVGAALLAARTALRLGAGRVLVGLLADGPKVDPLQPDLMLRPAEEVLARPKLGCAVIGPGLGQSPVARRLLDKGLSLDAPVVLDADALNLIAAEHALRAAVVRRATPTLLTPHPAEASRLLGTTVEQVQGDRIAAACTLAGQFKAFVVLKGAGSVCATPDGRWHINTSGNPGMSSAGMGDVLAGILGALLAQGASPERALLAGVRVHGLAADDLVAAGIGPVGLTASETIDAARAAWNRLASKG; via the coding sequence ATGAAAACGGCGCCGGTCTTTCTCGCTGCGCATATTCGCGCGCTGGAGCATTGGGCGCAGGCGCAGTCTGCGCCCCCGCCGCTGATGGAGCGTGCCGGGCTCGCGACCGCCGAGCTGGCTCAGCAGCTCCTGGGAGCGCGCAGCCGGCGCATCCTGGTGCTGGCCGGCCCCGGTAACAATGGCGGCGATGCGTTGGTCGCTGCACGCCACCTGAAGAGCGCGTGGTTCGACGTGCAGGTGGTGTTCACCGGTAACGGCGCGAAGCTGCAGGCCGATGCCCGCGCCGCCTTCGACGCCTGGCGGGAGGCCGGCGGCACGCTGCACGCCACGCTTCCCGAGCATTGGCGCTGGGATTTCGCCCTCGACGGACTGTTCGGGATCGGCCTGTCGCGCCCCGTCGACGCCCGGCACGCGCAACTGATCAACGCGCTCAACGCGGCCGGAAAACCCGTCCTGTCGATCGATCTGCCCAGCGGGCTCGACGCCGATACCGGCCGCGTGCACGGCGCCGCGGTCCGCGCGACGCATACGATCACGTTTCTCGGGCTCAAGGCCGGACTCTACACCCTTGAGGGGCCGGATCATGCCGGTGTGATCCATCTCGACCGCTTGGGCGTGGAACACGCGCCGCTGCCGACAGATCACGGTCTGCTGATCGGAGACGACGTCATCGCCAGCGCGCTGCCGCCGCGCGCGCGCAACAGTCACAAAGGCCTGTTCGGCGACGTCGGCGTTCTCGGTGGTTCCGTGGGAATGGTCGGCGCCGCGCTACTCGCGGCACGCACGGCGCTGCGGCTGGGTGCCGGACGCGTGCTGGTCGGGCTCCTGGCAGACGGGCCCAAGGTCGATCCGCTGCAGCCCGATCTGATGCTGCGGCCGGCCGAAGAAGTGCTCGCCAGACCGAAGCTCGGATGCGCGGTGATCGGGCCCGGACTGGGACAGTCGCCCGTGGCGCGACGGCTGCTCGACAAGGGCCTTTCGCTCGACGCACCGGTGGTCCTCGATGCCGATGCGCTGAATCTGATCGCGGCGGAGCATGCACTGCGCGCGGCCGTGGTCCGCCGCGCCACGCCAACGCTGCTGACGCCGCACCCGGCGGAGGCAAGCCGCCTGCTGGGGACCACGGTCGAGCAGGTGCAAGGCGATCGCATCGCAGCCGCCTGCACGCTGGCCGGACAGTTCAAAGCGTTCGTCGTGCTCAAGGGCGCAGGCAGCGTGTGCGCCACACCCGACGGGCGCTGGCACATCAACACCTCGGGCAATCCCGGCATGTCCTCGGCCGGCATGGGCGACGTGCTGGCGGGCATCCTGGGTGCGCTGCTGGCGCAGGGAGCCTCGCCCGAGCGGGCGCTGCTTGCGGGAGTTCGGGTGCACGGCCTCGCGGCCGACGATCTGGTGGCCGCCGGCATCGGCCCTGTGGGCCTGACTGCCTCCGAAACCATCGACGCCGCCCGCGCTGCCTGGAACCGCCTCGCCTCCAAAGGCTGA
- the purL gene encoding phosphoribosylformylglycinamidine synthase → MPEFLSLRGRNALSDFRLRKLLSALQHAVPAVRGISAEYRHFVELKASLPPRLRAVLERILSYGPVAHRVDRKGRMLLVVPRLGTISPWASKATDIAHSCGLDLVTRIERGVAYYVRTAGNRPLADCERARLLPLIHDRMTETVLDSLEAARELFHRHTPRPMSTVDLLGEGRAALERANRAMGLALSDDEMQYLLESFRCEARNPTDVELMTFAQANSEHCRHKIFNADWAIDGQRQPRSLFAMIRETHRRNPQGTVVAYADNAAVMEGTRVRRFFPDASGVYGYGEETIHILMKVETHNHPTAISPFPGAATGAGGEIRDEGATGRGARPKAGLTGFSVSHLRIPGYEQPWEKVSIGKPDRIASPLAIMIEGPIGAASFNNEFGRPNLLGYFRTYEQVVDGVARGYHKPIMLAGGVGNILASQAHKAPVYAGALIVQLGGPGMLIGMGGGAASSMTTGVNAADLDFDSVQRGNAEMQRRVQEVIDRCCAMGADNPIVSIHDVGAGGLANALPELVHAAGCGARINLREIPSEEPGMTPMQIWCNEAQERYVLAVAPERFEVLRALCARERCPYAILGKATADGRLVVEDPLFGNSPVNVDLEVILGKPPRMLREASRIARRLPPLDLAGVDLYDVALRVLRFPAVADKTFLVAIGDRSVGGLCARDPFVGPWQVPVADVAVTLMGFETYRGEAFSIGERAPLAVIDGPASGRMAVGEAITNLAAARVEKLADVKLSANWMAAAGYPGEDAVLYDTVRAVALELCPELGLSIPVGKDSMSMRTSWEDCGTKKEVVAPLSLVVSAFAPCLDARKTLTPQLAALEGSALLLIDLGAGKCRLGGSVLAQVLDQIGAETPDLDEPRKLKALFETLQTLNEQGRLLAYHDRSDGGLFATLCEMMFAGHVGVTVELGSVAQRRGVIAALFNEELGAVLQVRDEDVAAVREAFERAGLGAELSILGLVNRAGRLVVNVGGREVFNELGTVLQRAWSETSFRIQRLRDNPQCAQEEFDRILDAADPGVRPWLSFDPSEDVAAPYVVRGIRPKVAILREQGVNGHVEMAAAFDRAGFEAHDVHMTDLLAGRVRLTGFQGIVACGGFSYGDVLGAGEGWAKSILFNPRAREEFEAFFHRSDSFALGVCNGCQMMSNLRELIPGAGAWPHFVRNKSEQFEARFVTVEVCRSPSLFLCGMEGSRIPVATAHGEGYAEFSSAAARERAAPLVALRFVDNYGRITERYPFNPNGSPQGVTGLTTPDGRFTILMPHPERVFRSVQNSWHPPQWGEDGPWLRMFRNARRWVG, encoded by the coding sequence ATGCCCGAGTTCCTCAGCTTGCGCGGCCGCAACGCGCTCTCGGACTTTCGCCTTCGCAAACTCCTCTCCGCACTTCAGCACGCCGTCCCGGCGGTCCGGGGAATCTCGGCCGAATACCGGCATTTCGTCGAGCTCAAGGCGTCTCTGCCCCCCCGGCTGCGGGCCGTCCTCGAGCGCATCCTGAGCTACGGCCCGGTCGCCCATCGCGTCGATCGCAAAGGACGGATGCTGCTGGTCGTGCCGCGGCTCGGCACGATTTCTCCGTGGGCCTCCAAGGCCACCGATATCGCGCATTCCTGCGGCCTGGACCTGGTCACGCGCATCGAGCGCGGTGTGGCGTATTACGTGCGCACGGCGGGCAACAGGCCGCTCGCGGATTGCGAACGCGCGCGCCTCTTGCCGCTGATTCACGACCGCATGACGGAGACGGTCCTCGATTCGCTGGAGGCGGCCCGCGAGCTGTTTCATCGCCATACCCCGCGGCCGATGTCCACGGTGGATCTCCTGGGCGAGGGGCGGGCCGCATTGGAACGCGCCAACCGGGCAATGGGACTCGCGTTGTCCGACGACGAGATGCAATACCTGCTCGAGAGCTTCCGGTGCGAGGCGCGCAACCCGACGGACGTCGAGTTGATGACGTTCGCCCAGGCCAACTCGGAGCATTGCCGGCACAAGATCTTCAACGCCGACTGGGCGATCGACGGCCAGCGGCAGCCGAGGTCGTTGTTCGCGATGATTCGCGAGACGCACAGGCGCAATCCGCAGGGGACGGTGGTGGCGTATGCCGACAACGCGGCGGTCATGGAAGGAACTCGGGTGCGCCGCTTCTTCCCGGATGCTTCCGGCGTCTACGGATACGGCGAGGAAACCATCCATATCCTGATGAAGGTGGAAACGCACAATCATCCGACCGCCATTTCGCCGTTTCCTGGAGCGGCCACCGGCGCGGGCGGAGAGATCCGCGACGAAGGCGCCACCGGCCGCGGCGCCAGGCCCAAAGCCGGCTTGACGGGCTTCAGCGTTTCCCATCTGCGCATACCGGGCTATGAGCAGCCATGGGAAAAGGTCTCGATCGGCAAGCCCGATCGGATCGCCTCGCCGCTCGCGATCATGATCGAGGGGCCGATCGGAGCCGCATCGTTCAACAACGAGTTCGGCCGTCCGAATCTGCTCGGCTATTTCCGGACCTACGAGCAGGTGGTGGACGGCGTGGCGCGCGGCTATCACAAGCCCATCATGCTCGCGGGCGGTGTGGGCAATATCCTGGCATCCCAGGCGCACAAGGCACCGGTATACGCTGGCGCGCTGATCGTACAGCTGGGCGGGCCCGGCATGCTGATCGGCATGGGCGGCGGCGCTGCGTCGAGCATGACGACCGGGGTCAATGCTGCGGACCTCGATTTCGACTCGGTGCAACGCGGCAACGCCGAGATGCAGCGCCGCGTTCAGGAGGTGATCGACCGCTGCTGCGCGATGGGCGCCGACAATCCCATCGTTTCGATCCACGACGTGGGCGCGGGCGGACTCGCCAACGCGCTGCCCGAGCTGGTGCATGCCGCCGGCTGCGGAGCACGTATCAATCTGCGCGAGATTCCATCGGAAGAGCCGGGCATGACCCCGATGCAGATCTGGTGCAACGAAGCGCAGGAGCGCTACGTGCTCGCCGTCGCACCGGAACGTTTCGAGGTGTTGCGCGCGCTGTGCGCGCGCGAACGCTGTCCGTACGCAATACTGGGCAAGGCGACCGCTGATGGCCGCCTGGTGGTGGAGGATCCGCTGTTCGGCAACAGTCCGGTCAACGTCGACTTGGAAGTGATTCTCGGCAAGCCGCCACGGATGTTGCGCGAAGCGTCCAGGATTGCGCGCCGGCTACCACCACTGGATCTGGCGGGGGTGGACCTGTACGACGTGGCGCTTCGAGTATTGCGCTTTCCCGCAGTGGCGGACAAGACGTTTCTCGTTGCCATCGGCGACCGCAGTGTTGGCGGCCTGTGCGCGCGCGATCCGTTCGTCGGGCCATGGCAGGTACCAGTGGCGGATGTGGCGGTTACTCTGATGGGATTCGAGACTTATCGCGGGGAAGCGTTTTCCATCGGTGAACGCGCGCCGCTCGCTGTTATCGACGGCCCGGCCTCGGGACGCATGGCAGTGGGCGAAGCGATTACCAATCTCGCCGCCGCCAGGGTGGAAAAGCTCGCTGATGTGAAGTTGTCGGCCAACTGGATGGCGGCGGCCGGTTACCCCGGAGAAGACGCGGTGCTCTACGACACCGTGCGCGCGGTCGCCCTGGAACTGTGCCCGGAGCTCGGTCTGAGCATTCCGGTAGGCAAGGACTCGATGTCGATGCGCACGAGTTGGGAAGATTGCGGCACGAAGAAGGAAGTGGTGGCGCCGCTGTCGCTCGTGGTGTCGGCGTTTGCGCCCTGCTTGGACGCGCGCAAGACGCTCACGCCGCAACTGGCCGCGCTCGAAGGCAGCGCGCTGTTGCTCATCGACCTGGGTGCAGGCAAATGCCGCCTGGGAGGGTCCGTGCTGGCGCAGGTACTCGATCAGATCGGTGCCGAGACCCCGGACCTGGACGAGCCCCGAAAGCTGAAGGCGCTGTTCGAAACCTTGCAGACTCTGAATGAGCAGGGCCGGCTGCTTGCCTACCATGACCGTTCGGACGGTGGGCTGTTCGCCACCCTGTGCGAAATGATGTTTGCCGGCCACGTAGGCGTGACGGTCGAGCTGGGCTCGGTGGCACAGCGGCGCGGCGTCATCGCCGCTTTGTTCAACGAAGAGCTGGGCGCCGTCCTGCAGGTGCGCGACGAGGACGTGGCGGCGGTGAGAGAGGCTTTCGAGCGAGCGGGTCTGGGTGCCGAGCTGTCGATTCTCGGGCTGGTGAACCGCGCCGGACGCCTTGTCGTCAATGTCGGAGGCCGAGAGGTCTTCAACGAGCTGGGCACGGTGCTGCAGCGCGCGTGGTCGGAGACGAGCTTTCGCATCCAGCGGCTGCGCGACAATCCGCAGTGCGCTCAAGAGGAATTCGACCGCATTCTCGACGCCGCCGATCCCGGGGTGCGCCCCTGGCTGAGCTTCGATCCCTCGGAGGACGTCGCCGCACCCTACGTCGTGAGGGGAATCCGCCCCAAGGTGGCGATCCTGCGCGAGCAGGGCGTCAACGGCCACGTGGAGATGGCGGCGGCTTTCGACCGCGCGGGTTTCGAGGCGCACGACGTACATATGACCGATCTGCTGGCCGGCAGAGTGCGGCTCACTGGGTTTCAGGGGATCGTGGCCTGCGGCGGGTTCTCCTATGGAGACGTGCTCGGCGCGGGCGAGGGCTGGGCGAAATCGATCCTGTTCAATCCGCGGGCGCGCGAGGAGTTCGAGGCGTTTTTCCACCGCTCTGACAGCTTCGCGCTCGGCGTGTGTAACGGCTGCCAGATGATGTCGAACCTGCGCGAACTGATCCCGGGGGCGGGCGCCTGGCCGCATTTCGTGCGCAACAAGTCCGAGCAGTTCGAGGCCCGCTTCGTGACGGTGGAGGTCTGCCGCAGCCCGTCGCTGTTTCTCTGCGGCATGGAGGGCTCGCGAATACCGGTGGCGACCGCGCACGGCGAGGGCTATGCCGAGTTCTCGTCGGCAGCCGCGCGCGAGCGGGCGGCGCCCCTGGTGGCCTTGCGCTTCGTCGACAACTACGGGCGCATCACCGAGCGCTATCCATTCAATCCCAACGGCTCCCCGCAAGGCGTGACGGGACTTACCACGCCGGACGGACGCTTCACCATCCTCATGCCGCATCCCGAGCGCGTATTCCGCAGCGTCCAGAACTCCTGGCATCCCCCGCAGTGGGGAGAGGACGGTCCCTGGCTGCGGATGTTTCGCAACGCCCGTCGCTGGGTCGGTTAG
- a CDS encoding peptidylprolyl isomerase, whose translation MNLHPFLRSACFAALIFPLSALAADGTSTKPIAKVNGVSIPQSRLELVAKSQLAQGQADTPEFREELRDVLITREVLAQEALRRKLDRDPAYIAQMDIARQQILLSVLFDDFLKKYEPNEAAMRKEYDKVKSENTGSGRKEYLSRHILVKDEAQARAIIEQLQNGADFAALAKEKSTDPGSREKGGELAWSEPERFVAPFGEALRQLKKGEYTRQPVQTQFGYHVVQVLDERAPPFPEYEAVKPQIREALLARARGEYIDALRAKAKIEKVGSVSAAEAEKK comes from the coding sequence ATGAATCTGCATCCATTTCTCCGATCGGCCTGCTTCGCTGCGCTGATCTTTCCCCTTTCCGCTCTGGCCGCCGACGGTACTTCGACCAAGCCGATCGCCAAGGTCAATGGAGTGTCGATTCCTCAGTCACGCCTGGAACTGGTCGCCAAGAGCCAGCTGGCGCAAGGGCAGGCCGACACTCCCGAATTCCGCGAGGAACTGCGCGACGTCCTGATCACCCGAGAGGTCCTGGCGCAAGAAGCGCTCCGGCGCAAACTCGACAGGGACCCGGCTTACATCGCGCAGATGGACATCGCACGCCAGCAGATTCTGCTCTCGGTGCTGTTCGATGATTTTCTCAAGAAGTACGAGCCGAACGAGGCGGCGATGCGCAAGGAATACGACAAGGTGAAGTCGGAGAACACCGGTTCCGGTCGCAAGGAGTACCTGTCGCGCCACATCCTGGTCAAGGATGAAGCGCAAGCCAGGGCGATCATCGAACAATTGCAGAACGGCGCCGATTTCGCTGCACTGGCGAAGGAGAAATCCACCGACCCGGGCTCGCGCGAAAAAGGCGGCGAACTGGCCTGGAGCGAGCCGGAGCGTTTCGTCGCCCCGTTTGGCGAGGCGCTCAGGCAGCTCAAGAAAGGCGAATACACGAGGCAGCCGGTGCAGACGCAGTTCGGTTACCACGTCGTGCAGGTGCTTGACGAACGCGCGCCGCCGTTTCCCGAATACGAAGCGGTGAAGCCTCAGATCCGCGAGGCGCTCCTCGCCCGGGCGCGCGGCGAGTACATCGACGCGCTGCGCGCCAAGGCCAAGATCGAGAAGGTCGGCTCGGTCAGCGCCGCGGAAGCGGAGAAGAAGTAG
- a CDS encoding BolA family protein, translating into MSVEQTIRARLSALQPLFLEVLDESHRHAGHAGAKESGGGHFEIVVVSAKFEGQQPLARHRMVYDALAGLMPNPIHALSIRAYTPWEAAAGKH; encoded by the coding sequence GTGAGCGTCGAGCAAACCATCCGGGCACGCCTCTCGGCGCTGCAGCCGCTATTCCTCGAGGTCCTCGACGAGAGCCACCGGCACGCCGGCCACGCCGGCGCCAAGGAATCCGGTGGCGGTCATTTCGAGATCGTCGTGGTTTCGGCAAAATTCGAGGGACAGCAACCGCTGGCGCGGCACCGCATGGTCTATGACGCTCTGGCCGGCCTCATGCCCAACCCGATCCATGCGCTGTCGATTCGGGCTTATACTCCCTGGGAAGCCGCCGCCGGAAAGCATTGA